Proteins encoded by one window of Prevotella nigrescens:
- a CDS encoding leucine-rich repeat domain-containing protein — MRKTLPIIAFLLSVALQICAQQKNYDFKEGKLFYKITDATKQYVQVTTEMDELVEATGTLYNNPIEGDITIPANINHQGKQYTVTGIADNSFGGCNKVTSVSIPASVTEFGEQVFLSCTGMKYITVDKDNSVLKDIDGVLFDKNGDKLIAYPNMRAANYDIPEGTVEIGAASFFMCNKIKTINFPSTLKKIGMLAFGHCIKMHEVTVPDNITDLGDFSFYNCTGLEKATIKANITELKRYMFSRCTALKNVVLPSTIEVIQTWAFGSCAAIKNIKLPDNLKAIEAEAFNGCETLSEITLPASLEQIGMYTFDGCKQLKSITCLRNTPLTGAAMGAGVFESVDKVVCELKVPKGHRTEYAEAEQWKDFTRISEHDLSSISTLISQGSNTQATIFTINGQRLPNNIQPSHGIYIVNGKKVCVK, encoded by the coding sequence ATGAGGAAAACCTTACCCATTATAGCATTCCTGCTATCAGTAGCCTTACAGATATGCGCACAACAAAAGAATTATGACTTCAAAGAAGGCAAACTCTTTTACAAAATTACAGATGCAACAAAGCAATATGTACAAGTTACTACAGAAATGGACGAACTTGTAGAGGCTACAGGAACATTGTACAACAACCCTATTGAAGGCGATATTACAATCCCAGCCAATATAAACCACCAAGGCAAACAATATACTGTTACTGGCATTGCTGACAATTCGTTCGGAGGCTGTAATAAAGTTACATCAGTATCTATCCCTGCCAGTGTAACCGAGTTTGGCGAACAAGTCTTCCTTTCTTGCACAGGAATGAAGTATATCACAGTAGATAAAGACAACTCCGTGCTAAAAGATATTGATGGAGTTCTCTTTGATAAGAATGGAGACAAACTGATTGCTTACCCAAATATGCGGGCAGCCAACTACGATATTCCTGAAGGGACAGTAGAGATTGGTGCTGCATCGTTCTTCATGTGTAACAAAATTAAAACCATCAATTTCCCATCTACATTGAAGAAAATTGGTATGCTTGCCTTCGGTCATTGCATTAAGATGCATGAAGTAACCGTACCTGATAATATAACCGATCTTGGAGATTTCTCCTTCTATAATTGCACCGGTTTAGAGAAAGCCACTATCAAAGCAAACATCACCGAACTTAAACGATATATGTTTAGCAGATGTACTGCTTTGAAAAACGTTGTGCTACCTTCTACCATAGAGGTTATCCAGACTTGGGCGTTCGGTAGCTGCGCAGCAATAAAGAACATTAAATTGCCAGATAACTTAAAAGCTATAGAGGCAGAGGCTTTTAATGGTTGCGAAACATTAAGCGAAATAACGCTTCCTGCAAGTTTAGAACAGATAGGAATGTACACTTTCGATGGCTGTAAACAACTAAAGAGTATCACTTGTCTTCGCAATACACCATTAACAGGTGCAGCCATGGGTGCTGGAGTCTTTGAGAGTGTTGATAAAGTGGTATGCGAGCTGAAAGTTCCTAAAGGACACAGAACTGAATATGCTGAGGCTGAACAATGGAAAGACTTTACCAGAATATCAGAACACGACCTTTCCAGTATCAGCACACTAATTAGTCAAGGCAGCAACACACAGGCAACTATCTTTACTATTAACGGACAACGCTTGCCAAACAACATACAACCTTCACACGGAATCTACATTGTAAACGGTAAGAAAGTATGCGTTAAGTAA
- a CDS encoding acyltransferase family protein — protein MNIPSNQSEEGKKRIEELDFLKALFILLMITFHLAYIGDGYPYLKSFVYTFHMPGFLIISGYLSKVNKPVQSYGRTVLWLAVPYVVMEVGYVVMSSLLPVRDHIPILTVEVILDRLCLHPLGPYWYLHTLIICGTLYFSVFRWAKASAFSRLIILGIAYYVLAQSGIISLACAMYFLVGVLVRQSSLSFLTIFRRSWWSLVVLAIFFFYPSTFNRATIGGVMIVYFVFSFLLTVFPYVPIKSKEILLFLGRNSLILYIFSPIFTLCCKVFIPYLSFDSTRLLFLCISLPICVIGSLGICKVLDLLHLSPFLFGRKHALPSFNSSKE, from the coding sequence ATGAATATACCATCTAATCAAAGCGAAGAAGGAAAGAAAAGAATTGAGGAATTGGATTTTCTCAAGGCACTGTTCATTCTCCTAATGATAACTTTTCATCTTGCCTATATCGGTGATGGCTATCCTTATCTGAAGAGTTTCGTCTATACCTTCCACATGCCCGGCTTCCTGATTATATCGGGTTATCTGTCGAAAGTGAATAAACCGGTACAAAGTTATGGTCGGACGGTATTGTGGCTTGCTGTACCTTACGTTGTTATGGAGGTGGGATATGTTGTTATGTCATCGCTGTTGCCTGTAAGAGACCATATTCCGATATTGACTGTAGAGGTTATACTCGATAGGTTGTGCCTACATCCGTTAGGTCCATATTGGTATCTTCACACTCTGATAATCTGTGGAACGCTTTACTTTTCTGTCTTCCGATGGGCAAAAGCCTCAGCTTTTTCACGCCTTATAATCTTAGGAATAGCTTATTATGTCCTTGCTCAATCGGGTATAATCTCGCTTGCTTGTGCAATGTATTTCCTTGTTGGTGTTCTTGTTCGTCAAAGTTCACTTTCCTTTCTTACCATATTCCGTAGGTCGTGGTGGTCGCTTGTAGTCTTGGCAATCTTCTTTTTCTACCCTTCAACGTTTAACAGAGCAACGATAGGAGGTGTTATGATAGTCTATTTCGTGTTTTCTTTCTTGCTAACTGTGTTTCCATACGTCCCAATTAAATCGAAAGAAATACTGTTATTTTTAGGACGCAACTCTTTGATTCTATACATCTTCTCGCCCATATTCACATTATGCTGCAAAGTGTTTATTCCCTATTTATCTTTCGATTCAACACGCTTGTTGTTTCTTTGCATCTCGTTACCCATCTGTGTAATCGGTAGTCTTGGCATCTGCAAAGTCTTAGACCTGCTGCATCTTTCACCATTCCTATTCGGACGAAAACATGCCCTACCCAGTTTCAACAGTAGCAAAGAATAA
- a CDS encoding leucine-rich repeat domain-containing protein, with translation MEKKHLHVIGFLLAALFLSMPAKAQTLENTYKKLRLNQQKAPMGNLPPELKGLEFDDFYGANYFPQKVGEPYAPIFYVFYMDNQSNTTINTVEFEYWFDNDRTNVKYKTRNDIQLAPGQSMEDGVGFISFEAPNDTRPHIITIKPYKVNGMEVDMGVRVKPFRQYFVEGTYRMPTHYVEVFADPTDKKAYDLYRGLATSIVTLQHKTKKKNRYELVTFVSQAGEATFKASQQENELAKMYKIGEMPRMMVNRNLMTPYGTLNNHTQLEDLSTYSPAMKISSKVTDVYEYLLQRGFYGPAFAQMTPSVTRNSDGKFVCNITGQVSEQQETKGLRMNVYLVENNFIPETDEDGYVEIPDGTVYNKFVKMISPVEGYELKVNNDRTYTFATEPFAIEDFEADKYRLVASIIDPCTEQPYLASVLQSCGINVTNEQPAEVTMTTAQASGEISFALAAKEANTPITIDWGDGVEVNYTLGTDFSEIKSDIKGADLKIKGNITKLNCMANKLKTLNVANCPKLEVLQAAYNYLSELDLTHSTELQNLEIFGSNTISELDLSHCKSLIRLVASQNFLSDLDVSKCPNLTYVDCSRMKRITELDLSSCHKIKHIIANECAIDKLTIPQDTPLEELSCTNNKLTSLDLTAFNQLKDVNCSGNPIASLKVSSPELLSLYSMETKLTSIDLSKLAKLKFLMLKGNAGITSLNLENNKDLEELGFSSCKVNQIDLKPLKGLKKLWCGKNLFTTLDLSHNKEITLLDATECKLTTIAFPENNSTLEKALLSKNGFEAIAFENLSALKVINLRTNKLTKVELKGLSSLEELELSYNQLHNMNLKECPSLKQLGITANGMTACELNTLYNQLPTLPTMPKKYNLYNGTKKDEAALTSKTSIATEKNWKVYVEGDGSGCTDGIDNANADNTLSIVASEGLLRIHSPFAQSTIRVYTLDGKLLVQQHLTHQDTTISVPFDGACIVRCTDDATNNTTTTKVVL, from the coding sequence ATGGAGAAAAAGCATTTACATGTAATCGGTTTCTTGCTTGCGGCATTATTCCTGTCTATGCCTGCCAAGGCTCAAACACTGGAAAATACGTACAAGAAGCTACGATTGAACCAACAAAAAGCACCCATGGGAAATTTACCTCCGGAACTGAAAGGGTTGGAGTTTGACGATTTCTATGGAGCAAACTATTTCCCACAGAAGGTGGGAGAACCCTACGCACCTATCTTTTATGTGTTCTATATGGACAATCAGTCGAACACTACCATCAATACGGTGGAATTTGAATATTGGTTCGACAACGACCGAACAAATGTCAAGTACAAGACACGCAACGATATTCAGCTCGCTCCGGGACAGTCGATGGAAGACGGTGTGGGCTTTATCTCGTTCGAAGCTCCGAACGACACACGCCCACACATCATTACCATAAAGCCTTACAAGGTAAATGGTATGGAAGTAGATATGGGTGTGCGCGTAAAACCTTTCCGTCAATACTTTGTTGAAGGAACCTACCGCATGCCGACACACTATGTAGAGGTATTTGCAGACCCTACCGACAAAAAGGCATACGACCTTTATCGTGGACTTGCAACAAGCATCGTAACCTTGCAGCACAAAACAAAGAAGAAGAACCGCTACGAGCTGGTAACGTTCGTGAGCCAAGCCGGGGAAGCAACATTCAAGGCAAGCCAACAGGAAAACGAATTGGCAAAGATGTATAAGATTGGCGAAATGCCAAGAATGATGGTGAACAGAAACTTGATGACACCATACGGAACACTGAACAACCACACACAGCTGGAAGACCTCAGCACCTATTCGCCCGCAATGAAGATTAGTTCAAAGGTTACTGACGTTTACGAATACTTGCTACAACGTGGTTTCTACGGTCCTGCCTTTGCGCAAATGACTCCTTCTGTAACAAGGAACAGCGATGGAAAGTTTGTTTGTAACATCACCGGTCAGGTATCCGAGCAACAGGAAACAAAGGGTTTGCGTATGAATGTATATCTCGTAGAGAACAACTTTATCCCTGAAACCGATGAAGACGGCTACGTGGAAATCCCCGACGGCACCGTGTATAATAAGTTCGTAAAGATGATTAGCCCAGTGGAAGGCTACGAACTCAAGGTGAACAACGACCGAACATACACCTTTGCTACCGAACCGTTTGCCATCGAAGACTTCGAAGCTGACAAGTATCGCCTCGTTGCTTCCATCATAGACCCTTGCACCGAGCAGCCTTACTTGGCTTCTGTACTTCAGTCTTGCGGCATAAACGTTACCAACGAGCAACCTGCCGAGGTTACTATGACGACCGCACAAGCATCTGGCGAAATCAGTTTTGCCCTCGCTGCGAAAGAGGCTAACACGCCTATTACTATCGACTGGGGCGACGGCGTAGAGGTAAACTACACACTTGGTACTGATTTCAGTGAGATAAAGTCAGACATAAAAGGTGCTGACCTAAAGATAAAGGGCAACATTACGAAGCTGAACTGTATGGCTAACAAGCTAAAAACGCTGAATGTAGCTAACTGTCCAAAATTGGAAGTACTGCAAGCTGCTTACAATTACTTGTCGGAACTCGATTTAACCCACAGCACCGAACTGCAAAATCTTGAGATATTCGGCAGCAATACCATTTCGGAGCTTGACCTTTCGCACTGCAAGAGCCTCATCAGACTGGTGGCTTCGCAAAACTTCCTGTCAGATTTAGATGTCAGCAAGTGCCCTAATCTTACATACGTGGACTGCTCTCGTATGAAGCGCATCACAGAATTAGACTTAAGCAGCTGCCATAAAATAAAGCATATCATAGCCAACGAATGTGCTATCGACAAGCTCACCATTCCGCAAGATACACCATTGGAAGAGCTTTCTTGCACAAACAACAAACTTACGAGCCTCGACCTGACAGCATTCAACCAACTCAAGGACGTTAATTGTTCAGGCAACCCCATTGCATCGCTCAAGGTAAGCTCACCCGAATTGCTCTCTTTGTACTCTATGGAAACCAAACTTACAAGCATCGACCTATCGAAACTTGCCAAGCTAAAGTTTCTTATGCTCAAAGGAAACGCAGGTATCACATCGCTCAACTTGGAGAACAACAAGGACTTGGAAGAACTTGGATTCAGTTCTTGCAAAGTAAACCAAATCGACTTGAAACCTTTGAAAGGCTTGAAGAAACTATGGTGTGGCAAAAATCTATTCACAACGCTCGACCTTTCGCATAACAAGGAAATAACATTATTAGACGCAACCGAGTGTAAGCTCACCACGATTGCATTCCCCGAAAACAATTCAACCTTAGAAAAAGCACTGCTCTCCAAGAATGGTTTTGAAGCCATCGCATTCGAAAACCTTTCTGCGCTGAAAGTCATCAACCTACGAACGAACAAGCTAACAAAAGTTGAACTGAAGGGCTTGAGCAGTTTGGAAGAATTAGAACTTTCTTACAACCAACTCCACAATATGAATTTGAAAGAATGTCCGAGCCTTAAACAACTCGGCATTACTGCCAATGGTATGACTGCCTGCGAGCTCAACACCCTCTACAACCAGCTGCCAACATTGCCAACAATGCCTAAAAAGTATAATCTATACAACGGTACAAAGAAGGACGAAGCCGCATTGACAAGCAAAACCTCTATCGCAACGGAGAAGAACTGGAAGGTTTATGTGGAAGGAGACGGCAGTGGCTGCACCGACGGAATAGACAATGCCAATGCCGACAACACACTCTCCATTGTCGCAAGCGAAGGTTTGTTGCGCATACACAGCCCGTTTGCCCAATCCACCATACGTGTTTACACACTCGACGGAAAGCTTTTGGTACAACAACATCTTACCCATCAAGACACTACCATAAGTGTTCCGTTTGACGGAGCTTGCATTGTTCGCTGCACCGACGATGCTACCAACAATACAACGACGACGAAAGTCGTGCTTTAA
- a CDS encoding S1 RNA-binding domain-containing protein — translation MAKLKIGDYNTLTVLKVALREGNGDPFGLYLDGGRAGEILMPQKYVPEGVSVGDELRVFVYLDQEERPIATTEQPLAVVGEFAYLECSWVNEYGAFLHWGVTKDLFCPFREQKKRMQIGESYIVHVYLDEETYRLVASAKVEHYFEEEKPTYKQGEEVDLMIWQKTELGFKVIIDNKYPALVYGDQVFQYVHTGDRMKGYIATVRPDGKIDCTLQPTGQQYAKDFAEVLLQYLKDNGGVCNLGDKSDAEDIKHLFHVSKKVYKKAVGDLYKRHLIKVEPLAIHLV, via the coding sequence ATGGCAAAACTAAAGATAGGCGATTACAATACGCTGACTGTATTGAAAGTGGCATTGCGCGAAGGCAATGGCGACCCATTCGGATTGTATCTTGACGGTGGTCGTGCAGGCGAAATATTGATGCCTCAGAAGTATGTTCCCGAAGGCGTTTCGGTAGGCGACGAACTACGTGTCTTTGTGTATCTCGACCAGGAAGAACGCCCCATTGCTACAACCGAGCAGCCACTTGCCGTAGTGGGCGAGTTTGCATACTTGGAGTGTTCGTGGGTAAACGAGTATGGTGCATTCCTTCATTGGGGCGTAACGAAAGACCTGTTCTGTCCGTTCCGCGAGCAGAAGAAACGTATGCAGATAGGCGAATCGTATATTGTGCACGTATATCTTGACGAAGAGACCTACCGTTTGGTAGCATCGGCGAAGGTGGAACATTATTTCGAGGAAGAGAAACCAACGTACAAGCAAGGCGAGGAGGTTGATTTGATGATTTGGCAAAAGACCGAACTCGGTTTCAAAGTCATCATCGACAACAAGTATCCTGCCCTTGTTTATGGCGACCAAGTATTCCAATACGTCCACACGGGCGACCGTATGAAAGGTTATATTGCGACAGTTCGACCAGACGGAAAGATTGACTGCACGCTGCAACCAACAGGGCAGCAATATGCAAAAGACTTTGCCGAAGTGCTTCTGCAATACTTGAAGGACAACGGTGGCGTGTGCAACCTTGGCGACAAAAGCGATGCGGAAGATATTAAACATCTCTTTCATGTGTCAAAGAAAGTCTACAAGAAAGCCGTCGGCGACCTTTATAAGCGTCATCTCATTAAGGTAGAACCGCTTGCAATCCACCTTGTGTAG
- a CDS encoding ABC transporter ATP-binding protein, with amino-acid sequence MIEIKGVTKSFGSLQVLKGIDLRIEKGEIVSIVGPSGAGKTTLLQILGTLDKPDSGSVVVDGIETSTLSTNKLSEFRNTHLGFVFQFHQLLPEFTAIENIMIPAYIAGMKPKEARSRAEELLAFMGLSDRATHKPNELSGGEKQRVAVARALMNNPAVILADEPSGSLDSKNKEELHKLFFELRDKFGQTFVIVTHDETLATLTDRTIHLKDGRIVGEGSEASAI; translated from the coding sequence ATGATAGAAATAAAAGGTGTTACTAAGAGTTTTGGTTCGCTGCAAGTGCTGAAAGGCATTGACTTGCGCATTGAGAAAGGCGAGATAGTGAGCATTGTCGGACCTTCGGGAGCAGGCAAAACCACGTTGCTGCAAATTCTTGGTACGTTAGATAAGCCCGATAGTGGCTCTGTCGTAGTGGACGGCATAGAAACCAGCACACTATCGACTAATAAACTAAGCGAGTTTCGCAACACGCATCTTGGCTTTGTGTTCCAGTTTCACCAGCTTTTACCAGAGTTTACGGCAATTGAGAATATTATGATTCCTGCTTATATTGCAGGAATGAAACCCAAAGAAGCACGCAGCCGTGCCGAGGAACTGTTGGCATTTATGGGTCTGAGCGACCGTGCGACCCACAAACCCAACGAACTTTCGGGAGGGGAGAAGCAGCGTGTGGCTGTAGCAAGGGCATTGATGAACAATCCTGCCGTAATTCTTGCCGATGAACCGTCAGGTAGCTTGGACTCGAAAAACAAGGAAGAACTGCATAAACTCTTCTTCGAATTGCGCGATAAGTTCGGACAAACTTTCGTCATCGTTACACACGACGAAACGTTGGCTACACTAACCGACCGCACCATACACTTGAAAGACGGACGCATAGTGGGAGAGGGCAGCGAAGCCAGCGCAATATAA
- a CDS encoding cation:proton antiporter, with the protein MFRIAQYFPITDPTLIFFVVLMLILLSPVIMGRLRIPHIIGMVLAGVLVGEYGLNILKRDASFELFGSVGLYYIMFLAGLEMDMEGLKKNKWRVMLFGILTFCIPYVLTFFMGIYLLHYSVTSSLLLGCIMSSSTLIAYPIVGRYGLSQHSASTLSVGGTMVALFLALFVMAMIVNSYQGGSGGVFWLWFMLKFVLYLAGLVYFVPRLTRWFLRRYSDAVMQFLFVLGVLFFSAALSDAIGLEGIFGAFFSGLILNRFIPRLSPLMNHIEFTGNALFIPYFLIGVGMLINVRSLFEGTHIIWVVLCIVFFGTVGKSVAAYLAGFLFRLKREMSDMLFGLTSAHAAGAIAMVMVGLKLEVAPGEFLFNDEVLNGIVIMILFTCIISSFVTERAAQKIRLTEKEEPEMVRTDNDERILIPVKYPEYADNLLSLAIMMRNEKLRNELVGLNVVYDDVNATVNQEEGRRLLEHLQKQATSANVPMVTQVRIAANIANGIKHAFKEFQASEIVMGLHARQAISKGFWGQFTQSLYNGLSRQITIARIVQPLNTIRRIQVVVPSRAEFEPGFYRWLERIARLASNSDCRIVFHARQETIELITVYLRNRHPNVRAEYAEMKHWNELPQLATEVEDDHLFVIVTARKGTISYKNAMERIPEEVNRFFKSKTLMIIFPDQYGNRMDGMTFAQSQHTEERSAYDVVRDFMQKKIR; encoded by the coding sequence ATGTTCAGAATAGCCCAATATTTCCCTATAACCGACCCTACATTGATTTTCTTTGTAGTATTGATGCTTATTCTATTGTCGCCTGTTATCATGGGGCGACTGCGTATTCCGCATATCATTGGAATGGTTTTGGCTGGTGTTTTGGTGGGCGAATACGGATTGAACATACTGAAACGCGATGCTTCGTTCGAGTTGTTTGGCAGTGTCGGGCTTTATTATATCATGTTTCTTGCTGGCCTTGAGATGGATATGGAGGGACTGAAGAAAAATAAATGGCGTGTTATGCTGTTTGGCATTCTCACATTTTGTATTCCTTATGTGCTCACCTTCTTTATGGGAATCTATTTGTTGCACTATTCGGTTACGTCATCTTTGTTGCTTGGTTGCATTATGTCGTCGAGCACGCTCATTGCTTATCCTATCGTAGGACGCTATGGTCTTTCCCAGCATTCGGCTTCAACGCTAAGTGTTGGTGGCACAATGGTGGCATTGTTCTTGGCACTTTTTGTTATGGCAATGATAGTAAACTCGTATCAAGGCGGCAGCGGTGGCGTGTTCTGGCTGTGGTTCATGCTTAAGTTTGTACTCTATTTGGCTGGTCTTGTTTACTTTGTTCCGCGCCTTACCCGGTGGTTTCTGCGCCGTTATTCCGATGCTGTAATGCAGTTTCTCTTCGTTTTGGGCGTGCTGTTCTTTTCTGCAGCCTTGTCCGATGCCATTGGCTTGGAGGGAATCTTCGGTGCTTTCTTCTCCGGATTAATATTAAATCGTTTCATTCCGCGCCTTTCACCACTTATGAATCATATAGAATTTACGGGTAATGCGCTTTTCATTCCTTATTTCCTGATAGGTGTGGGAATGCTGATAAACGTGCGCTCGCTTTTCGAGGGTACGCACATTATTTGGGTAGTGCTGTGCATTGTGTTCTTCGGAACGGTGGGAAAGTCAGTCGCAGCCTATTTGGCAGGCTTCCTGTTCCGCTTGAAGCGAGAAATGTCCGATATGCTTTTCGGCTTGACAAGTGCCCATGCAGCAGGCGCAATAGCCATGGTGATGGTGGGATTAAAGCTCGAAGTTGCCCCGGGGGAGTTCCTTTTCAACGACGAAGTGCTGAATGGTATCGTCATTATGATACTTTTTACTTGCATAATATCGTCGTTTGTAACCGAGAGAGCGGCTCAAAAGATTCGCTTAACAGAAAAAGAAGAACCCGAAATGGTGCGGACAGACAACGATGAACGTATTCTTATACCAGTGAAATACCCGGAATATGCAGATAATTTGCTCTCTTTGGCAATTATGATGCGCAACGAAAAGCTACGAAACGAGCTTGTTGGATTAAACGTAGTGTATGATGATGTGAACGCAACAGTGAATCAGGAAGAAGGACGGCGCTTGTTAGAACATCTACAGAAGCAGGCAACGTCTGCCAATGTGCCGATGGTAACGCAGGTACGCATAGCTGCCAACATTGCCAATGGTATAAAACATGCCTTCAAAGAGTTTCAAGCATCGGAAATAGTAATGGGTCTGCACGCCCGACAGGCTATATCGAAAGGCTTTTGGGGACAGTTTACGCAGAGCCTGTATAACGGATTGAGCCGACAAATAACGATTGCGCGCATTGTGCAACCACTGAATACAATTCGCCGAATACAAGTTGTTGTGCCTTCGCGAGCTGAGTTTGAACCTGGCTTTTACCGTTGGTTGGAACGAATAGCACGCTTGGCATCGAACAGCGATTGCCGTATTGTATTCCACGCTCGCCAGGAAACCATCGAACTAATTACGGTATATCTTCGCAATCGCCACCCCAATGTGCGGGCAGAGTATGCAGAAATGAAACATTGGAACGAGCTTCCACAGTTGGCAACTGAGGTAGAAGACGACCATTTATTCGTGATTGTCACGGCACGAAAGGGCACAATATCTTATAAGAATGCGATGGAGCGCATTCCAGAAGAAGTAAACCGCTTCTTCAAGAGCAAGACGCTTATGATAATATTCCCCGACCAGTATGGCAACCGTATGGACGGAATGACGTTTGCACAGTCGCAACACACCGAAGAACGCAGTGCTTACGATGTAGTCCGTGATTTTATGCAAAAGAAAATAAGATAG
- a CDS encoding aspartate-semialdehyde dehydrogenase, giving the protein MKVAIVGASGAVGQEFLRILAERNFPLDELVLFGSSRSAGKKYSFKGKEHEVKLLQHNDDFKDIDIAFVSAGGSTSAEFADTITKYGTVMIDNSSQFRMDKDVPLVVPEINAEDSLIRPRGIIANPNCTTIMMVVVLNPIEKLSHIKRVRISSYQSASGAGAAAMQELQQQYKEIIETGKAETINKFPHQLAYNVIPQIDKMTETDYTKEEMKMFYETQKIMHSDVRTSATCVRVSSLRSHSEAVWIETEKPLEVAEIRKALKAAPGVTLVDDPQNYVYPMPLESAGKDDIYVGRIRKDLADENGTTLWLTGDQIRKGAALNAVQIAEYLIKVGNLK; this is encoded by the coding sequence ATGAAAGTAGCAATTGTTGGTGCCAGCGGAGCTGTAGGACAAGAGTTCCTCCGCATATTGGCAGAAAGAAATTTCCCTTTAGACGAACTCGTGCTCTTCGGTTCAAGTCGTTCAGCAGGTAAAAAGTACTCATTCAAGGGTAAAGAACACGAAGTAAAACTTCTGCAACACAACGACGATTTCAAGGATATCGACATCGCTTTCGTCAGTGCAGGTGGCAGCACGTCGGCTGAATTTGCCGACACTATCACCAAGTATGGAACTGTAATGATTGATAATTCGAGCCAGTTTCGTATGGATAAAGACGTGCCATTGGTTGTTCCGGAAATCAACGCAGAAGATTCGCTGATTCGTCCGCGTGGTATCATTGCCAATCCGAACTGTACCACCATCATGATGGTAGTGGTCTTGAATCCCATCGAGAAGCTAAGCCACATCAAGCGCGTGCGCATCAGCAGCTATCAGAGTGCTTCCGGGGCTGGCGCAGCAGCGATGCAGGAACTACAACAGCAATATAAGGAGATTATTGAGACGGGCAAAGCTGAAACCATCAACAAGTTCCCGCATCAATTAGCCTATAATGTGATACCCCAAATAGACAAGATGACGGAAACCGACTATACAAAGGAGGAGATGAAGATGTTCTACGAAACGCAGAAAATCATGCATTCCGATGTCCGTACCAGTGCTACTTGCGTGCGCGTTTCGTCGCTCCGCAGCCATTCGGAGGCGGTCTGGATAGAAACAGAAAAACCTTTGGAGGTTGCCGAAATACGCAAGGCACTCAAAGCAGCACCCGGTGTTACACTTGTAGACGACCCACAAAACTACGTTTACCCCATGCCTTTGGAGAGCGCAGGCAAAGACGACATCTACGTTGGGCGCATTCGCAAGGACCTTGCCGACGAGAACGGCACGACACTCTGGCTCACGGGCGACCAAATACGCAAGGGGGCAGCACTCAATGCCGTGCAAATTGCAGAATATTTGATTAAGGTGGGCAACCTGAAATAG
- a CDS encoding FMN-binding protein, protein MKKQILSFAVAALMTAAFAFAAGKDDNVMWRQSDGTYVVNTTTLANNVRGFKGATPVEVYIKNDKIVKVVALKNHETPRYFEQVTSKMLPKFDGKRVSKVGSVDGVSGATFSSRAVKLNVEAAVKYYKAHK, encoded by the coding sequence ATGAAAAAACAGATTTTATCGTTCGCAGTTGCAGCCTTGATGACTGCCGCTTTTGCTTTTGCAGCAGGCAAAGACGACAATGTAATGTGGAGGCAAAGCGATGGCACTTATGTGGTAAACACAACGACATTAGCAAACAATGTACGTGGTTTTAAAGGGGCTACACCTGTTGAAGTGTATATTAAAAATGATAAAATAGTAAAGGTTGTGGCACTGAAAAACCATGAAACACCTCGCTATTTCGAACAAGTAACCTCTAAGATGTTACCGAAGTTCGATGGAAAACGCGTTTCTAAGGTAGGTTCGGTAGATGGTGTCAGCGGTGCAACATTCTCGTCAAGAGCAGTGAAACTCAATGTAGAAGCTGCTGTAAAATATTATAAGGCACACAAGTAA